ATAACACAAATAAGAACAATCAAATTGAGTGCATTAACAAATGTTAGTCATATATAAAGGAGAAACTAGAAAAACCGGTAAgtgtttaaattatatacatacaataatatagaacaaattttaaataatatattaaaacgaAAGAATACACCTGCACGGGTGTGCGGATCAAAAGCTAgtttgttttaagaaaaacgaTTGAGACACAAACTCATTGAATTCTTTTCGTGGACTGATCCTTAAACCAATTTGGCGTAATCAGAATGTTTTTAGAccgtttttttttgtagaaataaTTTTCTGTAATACAAAAGAATCAgccatttttatttatgtaaatagGCCACGTTTATTGCCTAATTCACACAATTTGGGTCTCTTATGTCAAGTAGAAAAATTCCATGGTGCTATGGCCACATCCTTCCTTTTTTGGTTGAAATTTTGCAagcttttgaccaaaaaaaaatagatataagaaaataaagatgGTGGTATAAGAGGAAAAAGAACCCACAATCTTTGAAGGGTAACAGAAAAGAGATAAACACAATCTTTGAGATGCGCAAAGTGGATGTCACATTACCAGAGACATTATCATAACCATAACATTAAGTTGGTGGAGGTCACACTTTGTTTATAATGCTACTTTTTGCAAATATTTAACTTTGTTTTCATCATATCTTGCCAAGAACATCTATTTATGCCTCTAACGGTTCTACAAGAAACAACTTATATTAATCAAGAACTGAGCAATCAAATAATCAAAGATTATATTATCTATCAATACCCTTATAAAAAACAACCCTTCAAACTTCTAACAGAACAATTGATCAGTTTAAGATTCAGATTGAACAGGGAAGACTTCGTTGCATTTCCGATAGTATTGTTGCCCATAGTCCAAAGATCAATGAACAGAGAGATGGGCCTCATACAGTTTCCACCTACTCTATTGCACTAACAAATGCTTTTTCTTTATCTTAAAAAGAAGCACGAAATGATCATCTTTGTATGACATTCATCATATTCTCAACTCCATTTCCTTTGCCACTAATAATAACTATCTCCTTCTCTCTCGTCTCTCTGTCCTAACGGTCTGATTGCATTGtacaagaagaaggaagaatGCAAAAGATGAGAGTTTCAAGGTTTTGGGTTCTGCTATTGGTTTCTTGTTTCTTCTGCAAATCCAAAGGAGCCATTGTTCCTGCACTCATCATGTTTGGTGATTCCATTGTTGACGTTGGCAACAACAATAACTTACTCAGCATTGTTAAATCAAACTTCCCTCCTTATGGCAGAGACTTCACCAACCAAACACCCACCGGAAGATTCTGTAACGGAAAACTCGCTGTAGATTTCGCAGGTAAGTCTTTTATATTCAGAAACCACATCACTCTCCGTACTCTCATTGGTTTTATCTTCTTACTTATGTGTAGCTGAGTACCTTGGCTTCTCTTCATACCCACCTGCGTTCCTAAGCAGAGAAGCAAGAAACGAGGATTTCTTGATTGGTGCCAACTTTGCATCAGCGTCTTCAGGATACTATGACGCCACATCTGTTCCATTTGTAAGGGAGACTAAAAACATCAACACACACATACCCATGAAATGCTCCATAAGGCTTTGCTCTTCCTTTTGCAGGGTGCGATCTCCTTAACACGACAGTTGAGCTATTACAGGATGTATCAAAACAGAGTGAGGGGCATGATAGGGAGGGAAAGAGCACGCACTATGTTCTCTAAATCTATCCATATTTTGAGTGCGGGATCTAGCGACTTTCTTCAGAACTATTACGTTAATCCTCTGCTCAACATCCTAAATACACCTGAACAGTTCTCTGATATTCTCATGCGATCTTATTCAGAGTTCATCCAGGTACTTCTTAGTTTACTAACGAACTTTAAAAGTTAGAACCTAATATTCTTAACAAGTCAACCACAATATTTGCAAATTTACAAGAAGCAAAACAACTCTGTTTCAGTTATTTACCATCTTTTTGTGTGTCAACAAAACCAATACTGTCGCTTGTAACAGAATCTGTATGAACTAGGAGCAAGGAGAATTGGAGTGATATCGTTACCGCCAATGGGTTGCTTGCCCGCAGCTATCACTCTTTTCGGTGCAGGAAACAAGAGCTGTGTCGAACGGCTGAACAATGATGCTATCATGTTCAACACCAAACTTGAAACCACAACCCAGACATTGATGAAACGGCACTCAGGCCTCAAGCTCGTCGCCTTTAACGCCTACCAACCTCTCATGGACATCATCACCAACCCATATGATAATGGTATGCCTCTGCAGTCTGCATACACAGGAAAAATACAAGAAGAAATTCTCAATTTAATCTAATTAACGACTAATAAGATACcaataacatttatttaaacTGCATCTAATTACAGGATTCTTTGAAACAAAAAGGGCGTGCTGTGGAACAGGAACAATAGAGACATCATTCCTTTGCAATTCTCTATCATTAGGAACGTGTTCAAATGCCACAGGATATATGTTTTGGGATGGATTTCATCCCACAGAGGCTGTGTACGAGCTGTTGGCTGGTCAACTATTGAGCCAAGGGATTTCTCTAATTTCTTGAATTAAATTCCATCTCGATGAATTCAAATGGTATACCTACCATTGTCTCTCTGTATTTCTAAGGACATGTCTGTGTGACGAAGTACTGACTTTCataaaacttacaaataagAGAGTCAGTATCTGTGTGATAAATGTAGAAACTACTAAGAGCATCTGTGATCAGTGTGATGGGTCAATAGGTACAAGCTTTGTTAAAGACGATCATGATCTTTGGTAATTTGTGTGTTTTGATTTATCTCTGGagcatttttattattttataaagtagTAATTTTGGTATAGCTACAAATATGTTAAGTTTACTCATATGTGAACACCATAAACACTCACGTTTGATTCAACATATCTGCGTGGTTAATTATCATATACGATCAACCAAGAAGCACCAAGTTCCCGACATCTTAAGACGAACTGAACAAACTATTTGCATCAAGCCTAGCGATATAACTCACAAagcatatatataatgaatagAGTAAAGGATAAAAGGTCTAGATGCAACGCCGGATAGTACCTGGTCAGAGGTCTCTAGGAGAGTTCAAATCCTGCATTTGATGTAATTGCGTACAATAGTTTCTCCCTCATAGTGCTTGCTCGTTTATATGTTGGAAGCTGAACCAATGAACaaataaagaataaacaaaacatgCACATGAATG
The genomic region above belongs to Raphanus sativus cultivar WK10039 unplaced genomic scaffold, ASM80110v3 Scaffold2094, whole genome shotgun sequence and contains:
- the LOC130505207 gene encoding GDSL esterase/lipase At3g53100 yields the protein MQKMRVSRFWVLLLVSCFFCKSKGAIVPALIMFGDSIVDVGNNNNLLSIVKSNFPPYGRDFTNQTPTGRFCNGKLAVDFAAEYLGFSSYPPAFLSREARNEDFLIGANFASASSGYYDATSVPFGAISLTRQLSYYRMYQNRVRGMIGRERARTMFSKSIHILSAGSSDFLQNYYVNPLLNILNTPEQFSDILMRSYSEFIQNLYELGARRIGVISLPPMGCLPAAITLFGAGNKSCVERLNNDAIMFNTKLETTTQTLMKRHSGLKLVAFNAYQPLMDIITNPYDNGFFETKRACCGTGTIETSFLCNSLSLGTCSNATGYMFWDGFHPTEAVYELLAGQLLSQGISLIS